One genomic region from Gossypium hirsutum isolate 1008001.06 chromosome D13, Gossypium_hirsutum_v2.1, whole genome shotgun sequence encodes:
- the LOC107920667 gene encoding zinc finger CCHC domain-containing protein 7: MAKKGKAKSAKFEIEENESGPLDSKPLMVLSSSDDEEANEDLSLKIVEKALLVKATRFSEGYHGVSDDPGVVSVVGLASSSRGGSDVAGTSGGREEADLDLESKKIVKRKKKKTKTEKVTVAEDRNKAEMIEKVETVEEIIMAKDVETVESLDSNTLDKSDNIVLRKLLRGARYFDPPDSGWETCYNCGEEGHMAVNCKSASKRKKPCFLCGSLDHGARQCSKTQDCFICKKSGHRAKDCPDKHNSGSKHGRFCLRCGGSGHDMFSCRNEYSHDDIKEIQCYVCKSFGHLCCVNSVDTNAREVSCYRCGQVGHTGLSCGRSRGETKETTDNGSPSVCYKCGEGGHVARECITSIPSSSLCYKCGGGGHFARECSSAKVGKRNREPFTPSERPRRENREFLGYKSAPHDHGKVHKRKKIKSEEKGFCTPRKEKQRGGWITEDAGDFSNRKYTRNHWNSPSTPSTEGRKKSSGRILGSQSSKPKNSHRYSASRFSSFGNDEPRTYNWW; this comes from the exons ATGGCGAAGAAGGGCAAGGCCAAATCAGCAAAATTTGAGATCGAAGAGAACGAATCGGGACCATTAGATTCGAAACCATTGATGGTACTAAGCAGTAGTGACGACGAGGAAGCGAATGAAGACCTAAGCTTGAAGATCGTGGAGAAAGCACTATTGGTGAAAGCGACGAGGTTTAGTGAAGGATACCACGGCGTTTCCGATGACCCAGGCGTCGTTTCTGTGGTGGGTTTGGCCTCGTCGTCACGAGGGGGATCTGATGTAGCTGGTACCAGTGGTGGCCGTGAAGAGGCAGATTTGGATTTGGAAAGTAAGAAAATtgttaaaaggaaaaagaagaaaacgaAAACTGAAAAG GTCACAGTTGCAGAGGATAGAAATAAAGCTGAGATGATAGAGAAGGTTGAGACAGTTGAGGAGATTATTATGGCTAAGGATGTAGAGACCGTTGAATCTCTTGACTCAAATACTCTAGACAAATCTGACAATATTGTACTCCGGAAGCTTCTT CGGGGGGCGAGATACTTTGATCCTCCAGATAGTGGTTGGGAAACATGCTATAATTGTGGCGAAGAAGGGCATATGGCAGTGAACTGTAAATCTGCTTCAAAGCGGAAGAAACCATGCTTCCTTTGTGGGAGTTTGGATCATGGGGCTAGACAGTGCTCAAAG ACGCAAGATTGCTTCATATGCAAAAAAAGTGGTCACCGTGCAAAGGATTGTCCAGACAAACACAACAGTGGTTCAAAGCATGGTAGATTTTGTTTAAGATGTGGAGGTTCTGGGCATGACATGTTTTCATGCAGGAATGAGTATTCTCATGATGATATCAAG GAAATACAATGCTATGTCTGCAAGAGTTTTGGCCATTTGTGTTGTGTTAATTCTGTTGATACCAATGCAAGAGAAGTTTCTTGTTACAGATGTGGCCAAGTGGGTCATACTGGTTTG TCATGTGGTCGATCACGTGGAGAAACAAAGGAAACTACTGATAATGGGTCACCTAGCGTATGCTATAAGTGCGGGGAAGGAGGACATGTTGCTCGTGAATGCATCACCTCTATCCCATCGTCTAGCTTATGCTACAAGTGTGGAGGAGGAGGACACTTTGCTCGCGAATGCAGTTCTGCTAAG GTTGGTAAAAGAAATCGTGAACCATTTACTCCTAGTGAAAGACCTCGTAGAGAAAATAGAGAGTTCTTGGGATACAAGTCTGCACCTCATGATCATGGCAAGGTCCACAAAAGGAAAAAGATAAAATCAGAAGAGAAGGGCTTCTGTACACCacgaaaagaaaagcaaagaggtGGTTGGATCACAGAGGATGCTGGAGATTTCTCCAATAGGAAGTACACAAGGAACCATTGGAATTCTCCCTCAACGCCATCCACTGAGGGACGTAAGAAATCTAGTGGTCGTATATTGGGTTCTCAGTCTTCTAAACCGAAGAATTCGCATAGATATTCGGCTTCAAGGTTCTCCAGTTTTGGCAATGATGAACCAAGGACTTACAATTGGTGGTAG